The following are encoded together in the Bradyrhizobium genosp. L genome:
- a CDS encoding GGDEF domain-containing protein codes for MPFRRGRDAVRRWRLSAKLLIASSVATVIGFSAICASVMFDMRRGEEEIARQTLGNLASGIDADISRNIELYDLSLRAVASNLEMPELRGVSKELRQLILFDHAATAKHFGAIQVFDAAGNLTIDAASLDPRPENRSDEEYFTVQRDRPDAGLFVSRPMLHRGAYAIVLSRRISGEDGRFLGVVVGSIRFSYFHDLFGRLNLAEGDTITVLRRDRTIIMRTPFDLDVIGKSLADQKDWKADNLKDGGAYAGKGPVDATPRLYVRRDSPSPLYVVVGKPLANVFNLWRTEAIRIGAIMAALIVFVLTTALVLAREIGRRADAEDRLEEMATTDALTGLKNRRKFDSEIELEWRRAVRHGHPIALLMIDADHFKAYNDTFGHQAGDQVLVGIAICISDAVRRAGDCAARFGGEEFAVLLPGAGAMQALSLAETIRTNVQQWCAGELITTVSIGIASIKPSAGEQWSDLVEAADKALYAAKAKGRNRSVMASGPKIALVA; via the coding sequence ATGCCATTTCGACGGGGAAGAGACGCGGTGCGGCGCTGGCGGCTTTCGGCAAAGCTGCTGATCGCCTCGTCGGTTGCCACCGTGATCGGCTTTTCCGCGATCTGCGCCAGCGTGATGTTCGACATGCGCCGCGGCGAGGAGGAAATCGCCCGCCAGACCCTGGGCAACCTGGCCTCGGGCATCGACGCCGACATCAGCCGCAACATCGAGCTCTACGACCTGTCGCTGCGCGCGGTCGCCAGCAATCTGGAGATGCCCGAGCTCCGCGGCGTCAGCAAGGAGCTGCGCCAGCTGATCCTGTTCGACCACGCAGCGACCGCCAAGCATTTCGGCGCGATCCAGGTGTTCGACGCCGCCGGCAACCTGACGATCGACGCCGCGAGCCTCGATCCGCGCCCGGAGAACCGCAGCGACGAGGAATACTTCACGGTGCAGCGCGACCGTCCCGATGCAGGGTTGTTCGTCAGCCGGCCGATGCTGCATCGCGGCGCCTATGCCATCGTGCTGAGCCGTCGCATCAGCGGCGAAGACGGCCGCTTCCTCGGCGTCGTGGTCGGCTCGATCCGCTTCAGCTATTTCCACGACCTGTTCGGGCGGCTCAACCTTGCGGAGGGCGACACCATCACGGTGCTGCGCCGCGACCGCACCATCATCATGCGCACGCCGTTCGATCTCGACGTGATCGGCAAGAGCCTTGCCGATCAAAAGGACTGGAAGGCCGACAACCTCAAGGACGGCGGCGCCTATGCCGGCAAGGGTCCGGTGGACGCGACGCCCCGGCTCTATGTCCGGCGCGACAGCCCGAGCCCGCTCTATGTCGTGGTCGGCAAGCCGCTCGCCAACGTGTTCAATCTCTGGCGCACCGAGGCGATCCGGATCGGCGCCATCATGGCGGCGCTGATCGTGTTCGTGCTCACCACCGCGCTGGTGCTGGCGCGCGAGATCGGCCGCCGCGCCGATGCCGAGGACCGGCTCGAGGAGATGGCGACCACCGACGCCCTCACCGGGTTGAAGAACCGGCGCAAGTTCGATTCCGAGATCGAGCTCGAATGGCGCCGCGCCGTCAGGCACGGCCATCCGATCGCGCTGCTGATGATCGATGCCGATCATTTCAAGGCCTACAACGACACCTTCGGGCACCAGGCCGGCGACCAGGTGCTGGTCGGGATCGCGATCTGCATTTCGGACGCAGTGCGCCGCGCCGGCGACTGCGCCGCGCGCTTCGGCGGGGAGGAATTCGCCGTGCTGCTGCCCGGCGCCGGCGCGATGCAGGCATTGAGCCTCGCCGAAACCATCCGCACCAACGTCCAGCAATGGTGCGCGGGCGAGTTGATCACGACGGTCAGCATCGGCATCGCCAGCATCAAGCCGTCCGCCGGCGAACAATGGTCCGACCTGGTCGAAGCCGCCGACAAGGCGCTCTACGCCGCCAAGGCGAAAGGCCGCAACCGCTCGGTCATGGCGAGCGGGCCCAAGATCGCGCTGGTGGCGTGA